The genomic DNA CCGTCACGGGCACGGGCAAGACCGCCGCCTACCTCCTGCCCCTGGTCGAGCGGGTGGCCAGCGGCCCCGGTCCCACCGGGCTGGTGCTCGCGCCCACGCGGGAGCTGGTCCAGCAGATCGCCGGAGAGGCCGCCTTCTTCGGAGCGCCGCGCGGCATCACCCAGGCGGTGGTCATCGGCGGCACGGACATGGCGGCCCAGATAGAGGCGGTCCGGCAGAAGCCCTCCCTGGTGCTCGCCACCCCGGGCCGGCTGGCGGATCTGCTCAAGACGGGCGCGGTGAACCTCTCGGCCGTGCGCATGCTCGTGCTGGACGAGGCGGACCGGATGCTGGAGATGGGCTTCACGCCCGAGTTGGAGCAGGTGCTCGCCGCCCTTCCCCGCGAGCGTCAGACGCTCCTGTTCTCCGCCACCCTCAGCCACAACGTGACCCGCTTCGCCCAGGAGACGCTGCGCAAGCCCGTCCGGGTGGAAGTCACACCGAGCGGAACCCCCGCCGCGCGCGCCGCTCAACGGGTGTACGAGGTCAGCTCGGAGGAGAAGTATCCCCTGCTGATCACGCTGCTCGGCCGGGATCAACTGAGCACGCTGGTCTTCACCCGCACCCGGGAGCGCGCCGAGAAGGTGCAGGACTACCTCAAGCGCGCGGGCCACAAGACGGCCACCATCCACGCCGACCGCACCCAGGGACAGCGCCGTCAGGCGCTCGAGGGCTTCCGGCGGGGCCAGTACCGGTGCCTGGTGGCCACCGACATCGCCTCACGCGGACTGGACGTGGATGACATCGGTCACGTCATCAACTTCGACCTGCCCCACTCCCCGGAGGACTACGTGCACCGGATCGGCCGCACGGCGCGAGCGGGCGCGAGCGGACGCGCCTCGTCCTTCATCACCGAGCGGGACGAGGAGACGGTGAGCGCCATCGAGCGCATCACCCGGATGCGCCTGCCGCGCGTGGAGGTGCCGCGCGAGGATGCCGCCTTCCGCGCGGCGCTCGCGGCCTTCCGGGCCCGAAGCGAGGACGAGGAGTTGCTGGACGCGCTGGACGCCCCACGGACTGCCCCACGGACTGCCCCACGGACCCCGGCGCGTCCCGCTCCCCGCCCGAGCGGCGAGGGGAAGGAGACACGTGGAGGAAAGCCTCCCCGCCGTGAGGCCACGGGCCGTGGCGGCGCCCAGGCACACGGGACGCGCCGCCCCAAGGGCAAGGAAGACAGGCGCGAAGACAGGCGCGAGAAGGCAACGCCGCGAGGAAAGTCCCCCGGTCCGAGCCGGAGTGGACCCCGGGGCGCCAAGCGTCCCGGAGGAAAGGCGGGCGGACGCAAGACAGGTCCTTCCCGTGGCGCGGGAGCCCCCTCGCGAGGCCGGCGCGGCCGGTAGGCCCGCACGCGCGGGAGTTGTCCTCGCCCCACCTTCCGAGATGAAGTGGCTCTCCTTCCAATGGATGAGAGCTGGGGGTTGAGCGCATGAGCGGATGCGGCGAGGGACGCGGCGGGTGGGTGTTGTTGTCGTGGCTGAGCCTCGCGGCATGCCTGACACCCATGCCGTCGGAGGCCCAGCAGTACACCCCGCACGTCTTGAATGCGTGCGACGCGTGGGCCTCCTCCAGCGTCAAGTTCTACGCGGCCGGCGGCTGGGAGCGCCGGGAACAGGGCTGGTGGTATCTCCCCGCGGGTTCGATCATCAGCGTGACCGTCTACACCCGCAACAAACAGTGGTCGGACTACCATTATAACAACCAACGCGCCCCCATCGAGCGCTGGAACAATGGCACGCCGCTCCATGTCTATAGTTGGGACTCGGCCACGAACGCCCCCGTCCAGCGGGCGAGTCACCACTGGCGGCAGGCGAAGGACAAGGACAAGAAGGGGCGTCTGCTGAGCCAGACCGTCCAGGTCGCGGAGACCGACTATTACCGCGTCTGGCCGGGCAATCGAGGCTATGGCACGGAGCATGTCACCGCCTGGGTGAAGATCTATCCCTCGGCGGGGCACGCCGGTCATGACCCGGAGTGCGTCCAGTTCTGGCGAAATGACAACCACGACAACGCCATCGCCTTCGACACGCTCGACTACGCGCACGGCCTGGCGGGCGATGGCTCGAATTGTGATTCGGTGATCTTCAACACGCCCACGTGCCTCCACGACAGTGGGGATCCCACGGGCTACCTGCGCGACGCGTATGGCTGGACGGCGATGAAGGCGAATCCAGGCGCCCATGCGCACGACACCTGCTGCACCAAGAGCCACGCGGCCGTCACCGGTGTGGGGACCGATGTCTGCGCCGGTAGCGGGGCCTACTTCCAGAGCAAGGAGCCGCTTCCCCGCGCGACGAGCCGGCCCGAATTCTGTAGCTGGGAATGGGACCGGGCCGTCGAGTGCCAGAACAAGAGCGACTGCGCGCGATGGCTCTACACCGATCCCGCCGAGGGCTGGGCCTTCGGCCATGACTTCGCGTTCACGGGGGGCTACCGCGTCGCGCAATGGGGCTCGGGCAGCGACGGCCCCTCCGGCACCGACATCGAGACGAGCGGCTACTTCTATGAGTCCATCGGCGCCCAGGGCTACAGGACGGGAGGTTCCGTGGCGTCCGCCCAGGCGCTCTTCGACTGGATGTGCACCGGCGGGTATTGCGACGGCAATCTGTATGAGCTCAACCCCTCGGGCTGGAGCGGCAATACCTGCAAGTGCACGTCACCGACCGATACCTCCCGCTGGGGTTTCCTCCCGTAAAGCCTCCTGCTCCGGTCCTCCATGCGCCCTCAACGCAAGGCAGTGTTCGTCCTGGCGGGTCTCGTCCTGCTCGCCCTTCTGATGGGGCTGCTGTCACGGCGGGCCCCCCGGAGTCCGGTCTCCTCGAGCCAGGAGCGCTCGGACTCCACGCCGCGCAGCGGAACAACCCGGACGTCCCCTCCACCCCCCTCGCGCCTCGCGCCCGAGACGGCGCCCACGCCCCCCCGTACACCCCCCATCACCAGCCTGCCGCCACCCCGGGCGCCGGTCATCGAGACGATCTCCTTCGACAAGCCGTCCGTCTGCTTCAACGAGGACGTCCTGGTCACCGTCCAGGCGCGTGCCTCCGATGAAAGGGAG from Melittangium boletus DSM 14713 includes the following:
- a CDS encoding DEAD/DEAH box helicase produces the protein MSSSFKSLGLSPESLDAVRRARFASPTPIQAQAIPPALAGRDVIGCAVTGTGKTAAYLLPLVERVASGPGPTGLVLAPTRELVQQIAGEAAFFGAPRGITQAVVIGGTDMAAQIEAVRQKPSLVLATPGRLADLLKTGAVNLSAVRMLVLDEADRMLEMGFTPELEQVLAALPRERQTLLFSATLSHNVTRFAQETLRKPVRVEVTPSGTPAARAAQRVYEVSSEEKYPLLITLLGRDQLSTLVFTRTRERAEKVQDYLKRAGHKTATIHADRTQGQRRQALEGFRRGQYRCLVATDIASRGLDVDDIGHVINFDLPHSPEDYVHRIGRTARAGASGRASSFITERDEETVSAIERITRMRLPRVEVPREDAAFRAALAAFRARSEDEELLDALDAPRTAPRTAPRTPARPAPRPSGEGKETRGGKPPRREATGRGGAQAHGTRRPKGKEDRREDRREKATPRGKSPGPSRSGPRGAKRPGGKAGGRKTGPSRGAGAPSRGRRGR